Part of the Pseudomonas sp. ADAK13 genome is shown below.
GGGGATTGCTCACCGTGCCGGGGACATCGAGCGGCCGACGCAGCATGTGCTGGAGGTGTTGTGGGGGTTGAGTGCCGGTCACACGGATTGACAGGACCCGACTGTGGAGTTTTATTTCTATGAGCGTGATGCCAAATTAGTGGCGACTTCCCGATTCCCCTTCTAAGCCCTTTACCGACTCAACTATGGATGGGTCGGTACGATGGAGTTTTATTCTGCTAAGGGTTCTAGCGACAACGAAGGACAGGGTTTCACAGCAATTCCGAGTTTCCACAGTACAACGGTGGGCTCTCCCGGCAATCAAGGCTTCCTGATTTGGCGACAGACCATCGAACTCCTGTTTGATGCAACCGCTCTAGAACCTCATGATTTTTCAGCCTCAATGACGGTTTACCATTTCAACCGCTTTCTGTTTTGCAGTGGTCGCCTGGATGGCGCCCGCTACTGTCGGGACCGGGCACGATTGAAATGGTGCGACCTCGATCACTACCTGCTTCATCTGCCCTTGCACAAAGGCCTGGTGTGCGGCGACGGTTTGCGGGTGCGCCGGCTGGATGTGGTGGTGCTTGATCTGTCGCAACCGGCGGGTTTTTCCATGGCGCAGGGCGAGGGCGTGAGCCTCTTGATTCCGCGTACGGCGTTGTCGCCCTTGCTGTATGACACGGGGCAACTGCATGGGCTGGTGCTGCGCCGGGAGAGTGCGTCCGGCGTGCTGTTGGCCCAACTCTTATCATCACTGATGGTCGTCGCGCCGAGGCTTTCGCTGGATGAAGCGCTCAGGCTCACCTTGCCCATGCTCGGCATGGTTGCGGCGTGCCTGGGCAGGGACGTGGCCCGCACTGCCGCTGCGCCACGCTCCGGCCCCGCCCATCTAGGCCGCAGGGTACGCCTTTACATCGAGCAGAATCTGCAGCGCGAAGACCTCTCCCCCGGCGCGCTTGCCAAGGAGCTGGGTGTTTCGCGCAGTCAGCTCTATCGGGAGTTCGAAAAATTTGGCGGTGTGCGCCACTACCTCCTCCAACGTCGCCTGCGCCGCTGCTTGTTCGCGCTGTGCGACCCGGGCAACGCCACCCGGCGCATATCTGACCTCGCCTACGACCACGGCTTCGCCGATGAAGCGCATTTCAGCCGGCTGTTTCGCAAGGCCTTCGGTCTGTCGCCACGGGCTGCCAAAACCGCCATGCAGCGCGGCGATCTGCCGGATTTTTCTCCCTTGGTGCCACACGCTGGCGACGTGCCCGGGCTCGCGAAGTGGGTCCGTGAATTGATCAGCAGCTGAATCCGCCAGAGGCCGTTTAACCGAACGGCCTTTTTTTGGGACGCGCATCCAGGTTTTCGGGACGCACGTTCACAGACAGCACCGGGACTCCGGGCCTAACCTCGACTCACCAACTAACCCATCAGCAAGTGGCGTTGCCAGGCACAGCACGCTGCATTGGCACTGACATCTGACAAGGAGTGTCTCACGTGGCGAACCAATCTCTGCACCTTCTCATCCAGAGCATCGCCGGTGCCGTCGCCGAGGCGCAGGACAAGATCCAGCGTTTCCAGGTGTCCACGGTGCGCCAGTATTTCGATGAAGATAACCGGCCGGTCAGTATCGAGGTCCGGTTGCCATCCACTTCCCCCGGCGCACTGGAAGGTGAGGAACGCGTGGTCTCCGTGCCGTTGCTTTCCCTCGTAGGCTCGCGACTGCTCGCCGTGAAGGACATGGAAATCTCCTTCGAGGTTGGTCTCAACGCGGATGAGAGTGGCGCACTGAGCCCCGTGCAAAGCGAAGCGCCTGACTCAGGCGATGCCGATTCCCCATGGCCGACTGAATCCCATAAGCCTTTGAGCGTCGATCTTGGCGCTCGCCGTAATGGGGAAGGCGGGCCACTCGCGCGCGTCACCCTCAGAGTCGAAACCCAACCCTCGTCCGAGGGGATGGCTCGGCTGGTTCAAAACCTCGATAAATTGATCTGAGTACAAATGGAGATGACTTATGCCTAACTTCTCGATGGGTGACCAATTCCGCGGCCTTCCCATGGGTGACTTGATCGGCGGTCCCCTGACCGCCGCTTGCGATGCCCAAGTACGCCTGGCCAATGCCACCGCTGATTTCATCAAGGTGATTGGCTTTCTGCCGCCCGCGACCGACGACGATCCCAACGCGGTCGGTGGCGTGCGAACAGTGATGTTCCGTTTCGATCGGCCTTCACAGGCCAACCCGGGCACGGGCGGGCTCAACCCGATGGAAACGGTGGAGCTGGAAGTGCCGCTTCTGGCCGTGGTGAAGGTGCCGAACTTGTCCATTAACAAGGTCGACATCAGCTTCGACATGGAGGTAAAAAACTCCGAGCAATCCCGCGAGTCCAGCGACTCCGCAGCGGCGTTGTCGGCCGAGGCGAAGATTGGCTGGGGCCCGTTCAGCGCCAAGGTGAACATCTCGGGCTCGGTGTCTTCTCACAAGGAAAACACCCGATCAAGCGACCAGTCGGCCAAGTATCACGTCGAGGTGCATGCCAGTGACGACGGCATGCCTGAAGGCCTGGCCCGGGTGCTCGACATGATCGCCCAGTCCGTCGCGCCCAAGGCGATCACCCAGGCGCCAGCGTAAGCCGGCATCGTTAGTGCTTAACAGCCAGCGGCTATAGGGGATTAACCCGGCGCTGGTCGTCAGGCTTTTCCGGAAAGGAGACCCATGATGTTCGACCTGACGGACGTGGGATACGTAAAGCGCATCGTGGTCGGCAGTACCGATCCGGAAAAGCTGACTCCCGAAGCGGTGGTGCAGGCACAAGCCGCGCTGCTCAATCGCTGCCTGACCGAAACCCCCAAGGGGCGGATTGTCGGCATCGAAAAGAATTTCACGCTGCTCAATATTGGCGAGCACCAGGTGGTGTTGCAGGCACTTATCTACCACCTGGGTTTTGCCCGCAAGCCGTATTGGCTGCCCGATGACGAAGGGCAGTCGTGATGACCCGCCTGGAGGAGTTTATCCGGGCATTGGGCGGCGAAATGCACCTGGCGCAGGTGGCCTCCAGTCGATTGTGGCCGGGTACTTACGTGGCAGGCATGGAGGTGGTTGTGGCCGCCACGGTGGAGCGGGTTGCATCCGGGGCGCTGGCGCTGCGGATCGGGCGTGCACCGCGGGGCAAGGCAACCGCTCATGAACTGTGTATCGAGGTGCCGGGCGATGCGGCTGAAGCGATCACCGTTCGCCTCGATGGCAATCTGCTTGGACGCTATGGAGGGCGTGACGATGACGAAGCGCACTGACCGCTCGATGTTGTTGACCCTGTCTGAACAGGAGGCGAAGACGCTGCGAGAGATCATCAAGCCAAACGTCGAGCCGCCATCGGACATGTCGATGCGCAAGCGCGTGTTATGCGGGTTGGGTGTTGCCTTCCTGTGCGCGGTGGCAGTGCTCGGGATGCTCAGGCCCGATCTGGCGATGGCGATTGTGCAGCTGGCGAGTCGTTTGCTGGCGTTGTGGTTCTAGACAGTCACTTAACAAGGAGAGTCAAAATGAAAAAAACAGCATCCCTGTTCGCTGGCGCGATGTTGCTGGCAGTCATCCTGCCGGCTTCTGCCGATGAACAATTGGCGGGGACCATCCTCGACGGTAACAACTATGTTCGAGTTGCCCTGACGCTCCCCAGCGCCACACCGTCTGCCCCGGCTGGAGATCTGCGCGTTGCAGGCAGCTGGGCGTGCAATCTCACGCTCAATTTCGTCACGACGGATGAGCAGAAAGTAGATCTCTACGCCTTGGGGGGGCCGGCAAAGGGCCGTTGTGCGCCACTGGAAAATGGTTATCTGCACAGACGCGCCGCTGGCAGTGCTGTCGTCATTGAGTTGTTTAAACGCGGCGAAGAGAGCCCCCTCTACACCGTCAAGCTCGATCCCCCGGGCAAGTAACGACAACGCCCGCTTCCTGAGTTTCACCTTCAGAACACACTGACGCAAGGCACGTTCCCCGTCGCCTGACGGGAAACGTGTGCCTGCAGCAAGGAGCAAACCATGTGCATTAGCAATACAGTCGGCGACAGCGGCAAGAATATTCCGGCAGATGTACGCAGCCTTCAGTTTCTGCTCAACCTCAACAGCGGCCAACATGGCCTGGTCTGCAACCTCGCCACCGATGGGGCGTGGGGGAGCGGCTCCCGTGGGGCGCTGAAGACTTTCCAGCAAGGTGCAGGGGTTACTCCGGGGGCTCTGGTAGCACCGTGTGACCAGACAATGGCGGCGCTGCGCAAGGGGCTGCCATCAGGCCTGACGGTGGAAAAGTTGCGCATCATCATGACCACCGCCAGCGCCTTGCGCGTTGCCGAGTTTTTCCAGCCGATTGTCGATGTGCTCAATCGCTACAAGATCAATACGCCGCTGCGCATTGCACATTTCCTGGCGCAGATCGCCCACGAAAGTGGCTGCCTGGTTTACACCGAAGAAATCGCTTCGGGTGCTGCTTACGAAGGGCGCAAAGACCTTGGCAATACGAAGCCAGGCGATGGAAAGCTGTTCAAGGGCAGGGGCCTGATCCAGCTCACGGGCCGTGCCAACTATCGCCAGTACGGCCTGGCCTGCCACCGGGATTTCGAGGGCACTGATGCGCCTGGGCTGGTGGGCACAGACCCCGACCTGTCGGTAGACGTTGCGGGCTGGTTCTGGTCCAGCAGGAACCTCAACGACCAGGCCGATGCCGACAATGTGAAGGAGGTCACGCGACTCATCAACGGCGGCGCCAATGGCCTTGCCGAGCGGATGGCCTATCTCGAGCGAGCCAAATGGCTGCTGATGAATTGATCGTATTTTTACGGCTTTCCTGCGCTGCGAGGCGCGGGAGAAGGGCGCAACCGCGCCATCCCCTTTAAAAGGGGAATAGATGTGAACGCAACCTCTCTCAATGTTCGCAACCTCATGCAAGGAGCAAGACCATGAGCACAACCCTGCTTTGCTGGTGCCGTGATGACAGCCAGCTAACCGCCGCCGCGCGTAATTTTCGCGCTGACTATCGCTACAGCGGCTGCCGCCGCGCCGCCCTGCCGCAGACACTCGGGCGCCTGCGCAATGGCGATGTCCTGGTCATCACCGCGCACGGCTCCCCGCAAGCCTTCGGCGAAGAAGGGGTCAACTTCACCGACTTCACCCCTCGTCAGTTCGCCGACGCATTGCTGGCCAACCCGCCGGGAGGGTGGAGCGGCAGCTTGTACTTCGATATCTGTAACGGTTATGCCTTCGCCCAGAACGTACGCCCGCTGATTCGCGCCGGGCTGCCAAACCTGCGCCTGTTCGGATGCGAAGGTGATACCGATATGGCTGTCGACTTGAGCCGTCATCGTGAGGCCACGGCGTAAGCCAACAACCCTGCCGTGTTCCATTGGAACACGGCAGGACCATGGTCCAGGTACCTGGCGATGTTGTACACATCCGGCAAGACGGTTAGCCTTGCGCCCCGATGTCATCAGCCATTTCAAGGAAGGAAGCGCGTGTGAAGGTTTTTCAAGGAGTGATCGGGCTATCGCTATTGAGCTTGCTGTTCGGCTGCAGCACTGGGCCGGTGCAAACGCTGAAGTTCAATGTGCCCCACGGTTTTTACGGCACCTACCTCAAGCAGAAGGTCGGGCATCACGGGCAGTTGACCTGCAACGTGACCACTGAAAAAAACAATCTCGGTGAGGAATGGGTGTCTTCGGTCATTCTCGGGGCGGGTGAAGATGATGCCCAGGACAATATCCTGTTTCTCTCCAGCTACCCGCTAGGTACTGACGATCAAAGGGCTTTCCAGCTGCGGCTGTTCAACAAGGCACAGCGGGTCACTGATAGCCTGGTGATGACCACTGCCGATCACAACGGGGTCTACTCCCTGCGCCTGGCTTGGGCCGACGATGGCTCCATCAGTTACCAGGTCGCCAGTGGCGGGACATGGTCCGAAAAGAAAACCGTGACGCAACCCGGCTTTACCGTGCGGCACGTCAGCGTGCAAGCCTCGGGTATGAAGGGCACTGCTGTCTGCGAACTGGGCGGCTGATCGTTGAGAATCTTCGCGTTCATCTTCGCCTTGCTTATTACCACTTCCGCCCAGGCCAAAGACGGTATCTCGTTTGCCGACGATCCGCTGGGTTGGTCATGCCTGAGGTTCTCCACCTTCACCTTGCTGACGTCGGAACTGACGACGCGCCCAGGCAGCTTTCTTTCGGCCAAGAATGACGCGTTGGCGTTTGTAGGGTCCGACGGCGAGATTCGTGGCGCGTATTTCGAACAGGCGCTACTGAGTTTTCGCAGCACGGGCGGTAACGATGATGTCAGTGATGCGCAGTTTGCCGAGGCGGTGGCGGTGATCCAGTGATGCATACGATCAGCCTATGAATACCTTCTTGAATCAGGAATTTACAGAAACCTGAATACCATTGAAATTAGCGGCTTTGAGCCGCCAATCCGGGTTTTCAGGGAGTCTTCACCATGCCATTCACCCACACGCAACTCCCCATGACCGTCGACGGCGTGCCGTTGAACATCGCCACAATCCACCGTGCGGGCAGCCTGGCGCCGATTGTGTTCCTGCATGGCTTTGGCTCGACCAAGGAAGATTACGCCGACATCACCCTGCAGGCGGCTTTCGACGGGCATCCCTTTATTGCCTATGACGCCCCCGGTTGCGGTGAAAGCCAGTGCAGCGACCTGTCGAAAATTTCCATCCCGTTCCTGCTGCAGACCGCCGTGCAGGTGCTTGAGCATTTTGACATCGACCGCTTCCACCTGGTGGGCCACTCCATGGGCGGGCTTACCGCGCTGATGTTGGCGCACCGGTTTCCGGGCCGGGTGCTGAGCTTTGTCGATATCGAAGGCAATATAGGCCCGGAAGACTGCTTCCTCAGCCGGCAGATCGTCGACTACCCGGTAGAGGATCCCGAGGCATTTTTCAGCGCCTTCATCGAGCGCACGCGCCAGGCACCGGCCTACGCCAGCGCGCTGTATTCGGCGAGCCTGAGGCACAAGGTACGCGCCGGTGCGGTGCGGGGGATTTTCCAGTCGATGGTAGAGCTGTCCGACAATGGCGACCTGATGGGCAAGTTCCTCGGCCTGGAATGCCCGCGGATGTTCATGTACGGCGAGCAGAATGCTCACCTGTCGTACCTGGCGCATATCCAGGCGCAAGGTGTGCGACTGGCGCCGATTGCCCAGTGCGGGCACTTCCCGATGTACTCCAACCCGATCGCGATGTGGCAACAGATTGCGGACTTTCAGCGCGGTTGATCTCCACCGCCAGCGATCGGCCAGGCCCGAAAGCACAAGACTTACGCCTCGAAACCCGGATAATGGCGGCCATATTTTGCTCGCTATTCTGGTAATCCCGCATGGAAATCAAGGTCAATTTTCTCGACAACCTTCGACTTGAAGCCAAGTTCGACGACTTCACCGTGGTGGCCGACCAGCCTATTCGCTACAAGGGCGACGGCTCGGCCCCTGGTCCGTTCGATTACTTCCTGGCGTCGTCGGCGTTGTGTGCGGCTTACTTTGTGAAGTTGTACTGCGAAACCCGCAACATCCCCACCGACAACATTCGCCTGTCCCAGAACAACATTGTCGATCCGGAAAACCGCTACAACCAGATCTTCAAGATCCAGGTGGAGTTGCCGGCGGACATCTCCGACAAGGACCGCCAGGGCATCCTGCGGTCCATCGACCGTTGCACCGTGAAAAAAGTGGTGCAGGCCGGGCCGGAGTTTGTGATCGAGGAAGTCGAAAACCTGGATGCCGATGCCCAGGCGTTGTTGATGCCGAGCGCGGCGTCCGATGCGGGCACTTACATCGCGGGCAAGGACCTGCCGCTGGAAACCACCATCGCCAACATGTCGGCCATTCTGGCGGGCCTGGGCATGAAGATCGAAATCGCGTCGTGGCGCAATATCGTGCCCAACGTGTGGTCGCTGCATATCCGCGATGCGCACTCGCCGATGTGCTTTACCAACGGTAAAGGCGCGACCAAAGAGGGCGCGCTGGCGTCGGCGTTGGGCGAGTTTATCGAACGGCTGAACTGCAACTTCTTCTACAACGACCAGTTCTGGGGCGAAGACATCGCCAACGCGGCGTTTGTGCATTACCCGGACGAGCGCTGGTTCAAGCCCGGCCGTAAAGACGAACTGCCGCCGGAAATCCTCGACGCGCACTGCCTGCATATCTACAACCGTGACGGCGAGCTGCGTGGTTCGCACCTGTACGACACCAATTCCGGCAACGAAGAGCGCGGCATTGTTTCGCTGCCGTTCGTGCGCCAGTCCGATGGCGAGGTGGTGTATTTCCCGTCCAACCTGATCGAGAACCTGTACCTCAGCAACGGCATGAGCGCTGGCAACACCCTGGCTGAAGCCCAGGTGCAGTGCCTGTCGGAGATCTTCGAGCGCGCGGTAAAACGCGAAATCATCGAGGGTGAATTCGCGCTGCCGGATGTGCCCCAGGAAGTGCTGGCGAAATTCCCTGGCATCCTGGCCGGTATCCAGGGCCTGGAAGCCCAGGGCTTCCCGGTACTGGTGAAGGATGCGTCGCTGGGCGGTGAATTCCCGGTGATGTGCGTGACCTTGATGAACCCGCGCACCGGCGGTGTATTCGCCTCGTTTGGCGCACACCCGAGCCTGGAAGTGGCGCTGGAGCGTAGCCTGACCGAGCTGCTGCAAGGCCGCAGCTTCGAGGGCCTGAACGACTTGCCGCAGCCGACGTTTGAAGGCCACGCGGTGACCGAGCCGAACAACTTTGTCGAGCACTTCATCGACTCCAGCGGTGTGGTGTCGTGGCGCTTCTTCAGTTCCCGGTCGGATTACGAGTTCGTCGAATGGGACTTCTCCGGTCAGGGTGAAAACTCCAACGCTGAAGAGGCCGCGACGTTGTTCGGCATCCTCGAAGGCATGGGCAAGGAAGTCTACATGGCGGTGTACGAACACATCGGCGCAACCGCCTGCCGCATTCTGGTGCCGGACTATTCGGAGATCTATCCGATCGACGATCTGATCTGGGACAACACCAACAAGGCGCTGTTTTTCCGCGAAGACATCCTCAACCTGCACCGCCTCGACGAAACCGAGTTGAAGGGCCTGGTTGAGCGTCTGGTGGAAAGTGAGCTGGACGACTACACCGACATCACCACATTGATCGGCATCGAGTTTGACGACAATACGGCGTGGGGGCAGTTGACCATTCTGGAACTGAAGCTGCTGATTTACCTGGCCTTGCAGCAGTTCGAAGAAGCCAAGGAGCTGGTGGAAATGTTCCAGCAGTACAACGACAACACCGTCGAGCGTGGCTTGTTCTACCAGGCCGTGAATGCGGTGCTGGAGATGGAACTGGACGAAGACCTTGAACTGGCGGACTACGAAGTGAACTTCCGCCGGATGTTCGGCAACGAGCGGATGGACGCGGCGATCGGGTCGGTGAACGGCAGTGTGCGGTTCTACGGGTTGACGCCGACGAGCATGAAGCTGGAAGGGCTGGATCGGCACCTGCGGTTGATTGACAGCTACAAGAAGCTGCATTCGGCGCGGGCCAATACTGCGCGCTGACCTGCTAGTGAAGAACCCCTGTGGGAGCTGGCTTGCCTGCGATGCAGGCAACTCGGTGTATCTGGTATACCCAGTTGATGCTATCGCAGGCAAGCCAGCTCCCACAGGGTTTAGCGTTGTCCTGACGCGCTATAAAGTCCAACCCAACCCCAGCGCCTTGTGCAACGACGCAAAGTCCTTGAGCAGCGCCGCGTCCCCGGAAATCCGGCTTTCCTGCGCCTGGTACCGCGTACGCTCCGCGTCCAGCCAGTCCAGCGTACTCGCCGTGCCTGCTTTATAACGCTGGCGCGTCAGGTCCGCAGCCCGCACCGCCGACGATTCCACATTCCTCAGCAACACCACGTTCTGCCGCTGGTTGCCATACCGGGCCAATGCCACATCCGCGTCACGCAACGCACTCAGCACCACGCTTTTGTAATGGGCCAGGGCCTCGTCGCGCCCGGCTTCCGCGCCTTTGACGCTGGCCGCCACCCGGCCGAAATCCAGTGCGTTCCAGGTCAGCCGCGGCAACAACAGCCAGGTGCCGCTGTCCTTGCGCGCGAGGTGCCCGGGATCGGCCGCCGAGAATGAGAGGTCGCCCATCAGGCTGAGTTTGGGAAACCAGTCGGCGGTCTTCTCGCCGATCTGCGCGTTGCTGGACGCCAGCTGGCGCTCGGCCACGCGGATATCCGGGCGGGCTTTCAATATGGCTGCCGGGTCGGCAAATGGCACCTGGCTCGGGATAGCGGGCAGGGCGCGGGGCGTATTGAGGCTCGCATCCAGCTCGCCCGGCTCCAGGCCGCACAGCAAATTGAGTTGATCCACGGCTTCGACAATGGAGGCTTGCAGCGGCAGACGCTGGGCACGGGTGTTTTCCGCCTGGGTCAGTACCTGTTCCAGCTGCAACTGCGAGGCCACGCCACGGCTGCGCCGCTGCTGGGTCAGGTCCAGCGCCTGCTGCTCAATGTCGACACTGGCGTCCACCAGCGCCAGTCGCGCCTGTTGGTCGCGCAGGTCGGCATAGGTCTGTACCACCTCGGCGGCCAGTTGCACCTGGGCATCGGCCAACTGCGCCTGTGACGCGTCGTTTTCTGCCTGCGCCGCCTCGATCGCACGACGGGTGCCGCCAAACAGGTCGGCCTCCCAGCTGGCATCAAAGCCGGCGAGGTAAAGACTCAGTGGCCCGCGTCCGCCGCCACTGCTGCCACCCAGCGCCGAGGTGTCGGGTGAGCGCAGTTTGAGCATCGCCGCATCGCCGGTGATTTTGGGCATGGCGTTGGCGTTGGCGCCACTCAGGCTGGCGCGTGATTGCTTGAGCCGGGCCTGGGCGGTCGCCATGTCCGGGCTGTTTTGCAGCGCCTGGGCCACCAGTTGGTTGAGTTGCGGGTCGCCCAGGGTTTGCCACCATTGGGCGACACCCGGCGTACTCGACTCGCTGCCGGCGTGAGGCAAGCGTCCGGCCGCCAGGGTTTTTGGCGCGGCATCCGGCGCGCCGTGGTAGTCCGGCCCCACGGTGCAGGCCGCCAGCAGGC
Proteins encoded:
- a CDS encoding helix-turn-helix domain-containing protein, whose protein sequence is MEFYSAKGSSDNEGQGFTAIPSFHSTTVGSPGNQGFLIWRQTIELLFDATALEPHDFSASMTVYHFNRFLFCSGRLDGARYCRDRARLKWCDLDHYLLHLPLHKGLVCGDGLRVRRLDVVVLDLSQPAGFSMAQGEGVSLLIPRTALSPLLYDTGQLHGLVLRRESASGVLLAQLLSSLMVVAPRLSLDEALRLTLPMLGMVAACLGRDVARTAAAPRSGPAHLGRRVRLYIEQNLQREDLSPGALAKELGVSRSQLYREFEKFGGVRHYLLQRRLRRCLFALCDPGNATRRISDLAYDHGFADEAHFSRLFRKAFGLSPRAAKTAMQRGDLPDFSPLVPHAGDVPGLAKWVRELISS
- a CDS encoding DUF2589 domain-containing protein — protein: MANQSLHLLIQSIAGAVAEAQDKIQRFQVSTVRQYFDEDNRPVSIEVRLPSTSPGALEGEERVVSVPLLSLVGSRLLAVKDMEISFEVGLNADESGALSPVQSEAPDSGDADSPWPTESHKPLSVDLGARRNGEGGPLARVTLRVETQPSSEGMARLVQNLDKLI
- a CDS encoding DUF2589 domain-containing protein, translating into MPNFSMGDQFRGLPMGDLIGGPLTAACDAQVRLANATADFIKVIGFLPPATDDDPNAVGGVRTVMFRFDRPSQANPGTGGLNPMETVELEVPLLAVVKVPNLSINKVDISFDMEVKNSEQSRESSDSAAALSAEAKIGWGPFSAKVNISGSVSSHKENTRSSDQSAKYHVEVHASDDGMPEGLARVLDMIAQSVAPKAITQAPA
- a CDS encoding glycoside hydrolase family 19 protein translates to MCISNTVGDSGKNIPADVRSLQFLLNLNSGQHGLVCNLATDGAWGSGSRGALKTFQQGAGVTPGALVAPCDQTMAALRKGLPSGLTVEKLRIIMTTASALRVAEFFQPIVDVLNRYKINTPLRIAHFLAQIAHESGCLVYTEEIASGAAYEGRKDLGNTKPGDGKLFKGRGLIQLTGRANYRQYGLACHRDFEGTDAPGLVGTDPDLSVDVAGWFWSSRNLNDQADADNVKEVTRLINGGANGLAERMAYLERAKWLLMN
- a CDS encoding DUF2388 domain-containing protein, with amino-acid sequence MRIFAFIFALLITTSAQAKDGISFADDPLGWSCLRFSTFTLLTSELTTRPGSFLSAKNDALAFVGSDGEIRGAYFEQALLSFRSTGGNDDVSDAQFAEAVAVIQ
- a CDS encoding alpha/beta fold hydrolase, whose amino-acid sequence is MPFTHTQLPMTVDGVPLNIATIHRAGSLAPIVFLHGFGSTKEDYADITLQAAFDGHPFIAYDAPGCGESQCSDLSKISIPFLLQTAVQVLEHFDIDRFHLVGHSMGGLTALMLAHRFPGRVLSFVDIEGNIGPEDCFLSRQIVDYPVEDPEAFFSAFIERTRQAPAYASALYSASLRHKVRAGAVRGIFQSMVELSDNGDLMGKFLGLECPRMFMYGEQNAHLSYLAHIQAQGVRLAPIAQCGHFPMYSNPIAMWQQIADFQRG
- a CDS encoding OsmC domain/YcaO domain-containing protein, which translates into the protein MEIKVNFLDNLRLEAKFDDFTVVADQPIRYKGDGSAPGPFDYFLASSALCAAYFVKLYCETRNIPTDNIRLSQNNIVDPENRYNQIFKIQVELPADISDKDRQGILRSIDRCTVKKVVQAGPEFVIEEVENLDADAQALLMPSAASDAGTYIAGKDLPLETTIANMSAILAGLGMKIEIASWRNIVPNVWSLHIRDAHSPMCFTNGKGATKEGALASALGEFIERLNCNFFYNDQFWGEDIANAAFVHYPDERWFKPGRKDELPPEILDAHCLHIYNRDGELRGSHLYDTNSGNEERGIVSLPFVRQSDGEVVYFPSNLIENLYLSNGMSAGNTLAEAQVQCLSEIFERAVKREIIEGEFALPDVPQEVLAKFPGILAGIQGLEAQGFPVLVKDASLGGEFPVMCVTLMNPRTGGVFASFGAHPSLEVALERSLTELLQGRSFEGLNDLPQPTFEGHAVTEPNNFVEHFIDSSGVVSWRFFSSRSDYEFVEWDFSGQGENSNAEEAATLFGILEGMGKEVYMAVYEHIGATACRILVPDYSEIYPIDDLIWDNTNKALFFREDILNLHRLDETELKGLVERLVESELDDYTDITTLIGIEFDDNTAWGQLTILELKLLIYLALQQFEEAKELVEMFQQYNDNTVERGLFYQAVNAVLEMELDEDLELADYEVNFRRMFGNERMDAAIGSVNGSVRFYGLTPTSMKLEGLDRHLRLIDSYKKLHSARANTAR
- a CDS encoding efflux transporter outer membrane subunit translates to MIYRSLPLLFTVGLLAACTVGPDYHGAPDAAPKTLAAGRLPHAGSESSTPGVAQWWQTLGDPQLNQLVAQALQNSPDMATAQARLKQSRASLSGANANAMPKITGDAAMLKLRSPDTSALGGSSGGGRGPLSLYLAGFDASWEADLFGGTRRAIEAAQAENDASQAQLADAQVQLAAEVVQTYADLRDQQARLALVDASVDIEQQALDLTQQRRSRGVASQLQLEQVLTQAENTRAQRLPLQASIVEAVDQLNLLCGLEPGELDASLNTPRALPAIPSQVPFADPAAILKARPDIRVAERQLASSNAQIGEKTADWFPKLSLMGDLSFSAADPGHLARKDSGTWLLLPRLTWNALDFGRVAASVKGAEAGRDEALAHYKSVVLSALRDADVALARYGNQRQNVVLLRNVESSAVRAADLTRQRYKAGTASTLDWLDAERTRYQAQESRISGDAALLKDFASLHKALGLGWTL